In Streptomyces sp. NBC_00102, a single genomic region encodes these proteins:
- a CDS encoding tetratricopeptide repeat protein — MGAWWRRPGKGGNARGQSSRGVPGPNRDDLIKAAYRHGTPVPEDLAREAAEAGGVEAMTVHGIGLGNRGLLDEAEVWLQRARAAGDPMASMALGTIRMDRGEFDEAERYFRPVADTGNPMARRALEEVRALRTAEARGVPRQSAPTPASAPPPPSVPVTSAPSDTSGTAVAPGTSAAAGASASEPRSAVEWAGQLLLRNLDDDHPHVYLAMAVLQADAGHWDKARACFAAALGSGDPDVLFWISQMHIAEDGLHAAVPHVRRAADAGHPLAQHTMGALLAEAGDTARAEHYYRLAVAAGHTGSHVNLGVLLRQRGDLAGAETHYRKAIEAGDVDGMNNLGNLLRRRGDLAGAERWWRRAADGGNTDGLVSYGAVHAERGEWDRAEELWRQAAEKGHPAAKLNLASALLRKGHAEEAERWVRSAGIPAVPPSPASPPAADAPAGPDLVAVASWLSGAAGAGDADARAALDLIGHPDGK; from the coding sequence ATGGGCGCGTGGTGGAGGAGACCGGGCAAGGGCGGCAACGCCAGGGGGCAGAGCTCGCGGGGCGTCCCGGGTCCGAACCGGGACGACCTGATCAAGGCTGCCTACCGGCACGGCACTCCGGTGCCGGAGGACCTCGCCCGGGAGGCCGCGGAGGCGGGCGGAGTCGAGGCGATGACCGTCCACGGCATCGGCCTCGGCAACCGGGGGCTCCTCGACGAGGCCGAAGTCTGGCTCCAGCGGGCGCGGGCCGCCGGTGACCCCATGGCATCCATGGCACTGGGCACGATCCGGATGGACCGTGGTGAATTCGACGAGGCGGAGCGGTACTTCCGGCCGGTCGCCGACACCGGGAACCCCATGGCCCGTCGGGCGTTGGAGGAAGTGAGGGCCCTGCGCACCGCCGAGGCACGCGGAGTTCCGCGTCAGTCCGCGCCGACGCCCGCTTCCGCACCTCCTCCCCCAAGCGTTCCGGTGACATCGGCGCCTTCGGACACCTCGGGTACTGCCGTCGCCCCGGGAACGTCGGCCGCCGCGGGGGCTTCGGCGTCCGAACCGCGGTCCGCCGTGGAATGGGCCGGCCAGCTGCTGCTCCGCAACCTGGACGACGACCATCCCCATGTGTACCTGGCCATGGCCGTTCTTCAGGCCGACGCGGGGCACTGGGACAAGGCGCGGGCCTGCTTCGCGGCCGCTCTGGGTTCCGGCGACCCCGACGTACTCTTCTGGATCTCCCAGATGCACATCGCCGAGGACGGGCTCCACGCGGCGGTACCGCACGTCCGGCGGGCGGCCGACGCGGGGCACCCGCTGGCCCAGCACACCATGGGAGCGCTCCTGGCCGAGGCAGGCGACACGGCGCGGGCGGAGCACTACTACCGGCTCGCCGTCGCCGCCGGACACACCGGTTCGCACGTCAACCTCGGCGTCCTGCTGCGGCAGCGCGGCGACCTCGCCGGAGCGGAGACCCACTACCGCAAGGCGATCGAAGCGGGAGACGTCGACGGCATGAACAACCTCGGCAACCTGCTGCGCCGGCGAGGCGACCTGGCCGGGGCGGAGCGATGGTGGCGCCGGGCGGCCGACGGCGGCAACACCGACGGGCTCGTCAGCTACGGCGCCGTCCACGCGGAGCGGGGCGAGTGGGACCGTGCTGAGGAACTGTGGCGGCAAGCGGCCGAGAAGGGCCACCCGGCGGCCAAGCTCAACCTCGCCTCGGCCCTGCTGCGCAAGGGGCATGCGGAGGAGGCGGAGCGCTGGGTGCGTTCCGCCGGCATCCCCGCCGTACCACCCTCACCGGCCTCACCGCCGGCGGCGGACGCCCCGGCCGGTCCCGACCTCGTGGCGGTGGCGAGCTGGCTCAGCGGCGCCGCCGGAGCGGGCGACGCCGACGCCCGGGCGGCCCTGGACCTCATCGGTCACCCCGACGGAAAGTGA
- a CDS encoding DUF5682 family protein, whose product MNESKVPGPGTRTGAGGTVEASRTGGRPTGSPAAGPAEGPRTAEAAAEALAAAGPGAPFLIGVRHHAPSLAAALPALLDAAAPDVLLVELPAEFQPWLSWLAHEETEAPVALAAVPADSPGGSTGGGLPGERVPAFYPFADFSPELVALRWAARNGVPAVACDLPLADRAWAEGGDVDPAPAPGAASATAPGEGYGLSAALRSRLTGRDGDDLWDRLVEAHAPGSTPEALRRAALLTGWALRHEAEAGGGVRGTDLMREACMRGHVAEALASGRRPAVVVGAFHTPVLLPSAVGAAAEPEAPDPASVEPEGPAAAPEPGAAGHAGGAAGTAACTVSLIPYTYPLLDSRSGYPAGIRDPEWQHTVLEAAGDPAAVHEALIRTAVRICAALREQGHPYGPADGREIVRVAADLALLRDLPAPGRGELLEAAQTVLGRGETYGTGRAVAQALERVLVGVRTGRPAPAAPRSGLSPAVEAETAALALPGPQDTHEKAPRDLRLDPARSTLDRRRDLLLRRLTVCGIPYAREQGVTGAAGGEGLTTRWQVRWTPATAAMLTAAGARGVTPAQAAEGVLRQRHAAERAEGGPTAAQVVRGLADAAACGLPALADERLTELSAVLPASGTLPELLAGLDLLDRIDAGHLPGLTAPDGPEGLADGSADPGGPDVPDGPADPGGPDGPAALRKADDGRAARAAHAVEPLTSAAVRQVDGLTGSGEPADARALLELAQRADRLGGIRLTDALARLAVDGAPLIAAAAGAVRVLTGHEEAEGFGERVASWVDAAVDGTSRSTLTARLTGLLTVAGPLLTVSPGALDPLLDRVVELDDTAFLDRLPALRGGFDTLSPAARDRLLDTVEERLGERVDTLDADDPAEQARRTAADLAARELLTGLGLPVAPPARDDRLPQPSGRPCATHPTELPDPSGTGAVTAPAGPADEEVPARTLAPADRWRLVLGRSTDRLPSGAARLATALDELYGAGHGEGSRGGLPAPGHGSGARGGREPSFPGVREWSEELAALFGPGVREEVLAAAAVTGRQDVLAALDPTAVTPSVELLRTILRYAGGLPEARLAALRPLVRHLVDELTRQLATRLRPALTGTATARPTRRPGGRLDLPRTLRANLATARRADDGTVQVIPEKPVFRGRARRSADWRLILVTDVSGSMEASTIWSALTASVLAGVPALSTHFLAFSTEVVDLTGHVHDPLSLLLEVSVGGGTHIAAGLRHARGLIEVPTRTLVVVISDFEEGAPLAGLLAEVRALVNTGCHVLGCASLDDAGRPRYSTGVAGQLVAAGMPVAALSPLELARWIGEKTA is encoded by the coding sequence ATGAACGAGTCGAAGGTCCCCGGGCCGGGGACGAGGACCGGAGCGGGTGGCACCGTCGAGGCGTCGCGCACCGGCGGTCGGCCGACCGGTTCCCCGGCGGCGGGCCCGGCGGAAGGACCTCGCACCGCGGAAGCCGCGGCCGAGGCCCTCGCGGCGGCCGGTCCCGGGGCGCCGTTCCTGATCGGGGTGCGCCACCACGCGCCCTCGCTGGCGGCCGCCCTGCCGGCGCTGCTCGACGCGGCGGCACCCGACGTCCTTCTCGTCGAACTGCCCGCCGAGTTCCAGCCCTGGCTGAGCTGGCTCGCCCACGAGGAGACCGAGGCCCCGGTGGCGCTGGCCGCCGTGCCCGCCGACAGCCCCGGCGGCAGCACCGGCGGGGGCCTGCCAGGTGAACGGGTCCCGGCCTTCTACCCGTTCGCGGACTTCTCGCCCGAACTGGTCGCTCTGCGCTGGGCGGCGAGAAACGGCGTCCCCGCCGTGGCCTGCGATCTCCCGCTGGCCGACCGGGCGTGGGCGGAGGGCGGCGACGTAGACCCCGCCCCTGCTCCCGGCGCCGCTTCCGCCACCGCACCGGGGGAGGGGTACGGGCTCTCCGCCGCGCTCCGGTCCCGGCTCACCGGCCGGGACGGCGACGACCTGTGGGACCGGCTGGTGGAGGCCCACGCGCCGGGTTCGACACCCGAGGCGCTCCGCCGTGCGGCCCTGCTCACCGGCTGGGCGCTGCGCCACGAGGCCGAGGCCGGCGGCGGGGTGCGCGGCACGGACCTGATGCGCGAGGCCTGCATGCGCGGACACGTCGCCGAGGCCCTGGCGAGTGGACGGCGGCCCGCCGTGGTGGTGGGGGCCTTCCACACCCCGGTGCTGCTGCCGTCGGCCGTCGGGGCCGCCGCGGAGCCTGAAGCGCCCGACCCGGCCTCCGTGGAGCCGGAAGGCCCGGCCGCCGCGCCGGAGCCGGGCGCGGCCGGTCACGCCGGGGGCGCCGCCGGGACGGCCGCGTGCACGGTCTCCCTGATCCCCTACACGTACCCGCTGCTCGACTCACGGTCCGGCTATCCGGCCGGCATCCGGGACCCGGAGTGGCAGCACACCGTCCTGGAGGCCGCCGGGGACCCGGCGGCGGTGCACGAGGCCCTGATCCGTACCGCGGTACGGATCTGCGCCGCACTGCGCGAACAAGGCCACCCCTACGGCCCCGCGGACGGCCGGGAGATCGTCCGGGTCGCGGCCGACCTGGCCCTGCTGCGCGATCTGCCCGCGCCGGGCCGCGGTGAACTCCTCGAAGCCGCGCAGACGGTGCTGGGACGCGGCGAGACGTACGGCACGGGCCGCGCGGTGGCGCAGGCCCTCGAACGCGTACTCGTCGGAGTCCGCACAGGACGGCCCGCACCCGCCGCTCCGCGCAGCGGACTGAGCCCCGCCGTCGAGGCGGAGACCGCGGCGCTCGCGCTTCCCGGGCCGCAGGACACGCACGAGAAGGCACCGCGTGACCTCCGGCTCGACCCGGCGCGCTCCACCCTGGACCGCCGCCGCGACCTGCTGCTGCGCAGGCTGACGGTGTGCGGCATCCCCTACGCGCGGGAGCAGGGGGTGACCGGCGCGGCGGGCGGTGAGGGACTGACGACGCGTTGGCAGGTGCGGTGGACCCCGGCGACGGCCGCGATGCTCACCGCGGCCGGGGCCCGCGGCGTCACCCCGGCCCAGGCGGCCGAGGGTGTCCTGCGGCAGCGCCACGCGGCCGAGCGCGCGGAGGGCGGCCCGACGGCCGCCCAGGTCGTCCGCGGCCTCGCGGACGCCGCCGCCTGCGGGCTGCCCGCCCTGGCCGACGAACGGCTGACCGAGCTGTCGGCCGTACTCCCCGCGAGCGGCACCCTTCCCGAACTCCTCGCCGGGCTCGACCTGCTGGACCGCATCGACGCGGGCCATCTGCCGGGCCTGACCGCACCCGACGGTCCCGAGGGCCTTGCGGACGGCTCCGCGGACCCGGGCGGACCGGACGTCCCGGACGGCCCTGCGGACCCGGGCGGACCGGACGGCCCTGCGGCCCTGCGAAAGGCCGACGACGGAAGGGCGGCCCGCGCCGCGCATGCGGTGGAACCTCTGACCTCCGCCGCGGTGCGCCAGGTCGACGGGCTGACCGGCTCCGGGGAGCCCGCGGACGCCCGTGCCCTGCTCGAACTGGCTCAGCGGGCCGACCGGCTGGGCGGCATCCGGCTCACCGACGCCCTCGCCAGGCTGGCCGTCGACGGCGCCCCGCTGATCGCCGCTGCCGCCGGAGCGGTCAGGGTGCTCACCGGCCACGAAGAGGCCGAGGGCTTCGGGGAGCGCGTCGCCTCCTGGGTGGACGCGGCCGTGGACGGCACCTCCCGGAGCACACTGACCGCCCGGCTCACCGGTCTCCTGACGGTCGCGGGCCCGCTCCTGACCGTTTCGCCCGGCGCCCTGGACCCGTTGCTGGACCGGGTCGTCGAGTTGGACGACACCGCGTTCCTGGACAGGCTGCCCGCCCTGCGCGGCGGCTTCGACACCCTGAGCCCGGCCGCCCGGGACCGGCTGTTGGACACCGTCGAGGAGCGGCTGGGCGAACGGGTGGACACCCTCGACGCTGACGATCCCGCCGAGCAGGCCCGCCGGACGGCCGCCGACCTCGCGGCCCGCGAGCTCCTGACCGGGCTCGGCCTCCCCGTCGCACCACCCGCCCGCGACGACCGGCTCCCACAGCCGTCCGGCCGGCCCTGCGCGACGCACCCCACCGAACTCCCCGACCCCTCCGGGACCGGGGCAGTCACCGCCCCGGCGGGCCCGGCCGATGAAGAGGTTCCCGCCCGGACCCTCGCACCCGCCGACCGCTGGCGGCTCGTGCTCGGCCGGAGCACCGACCGTCTGCCGTCCGGCGCGGCCCGACTGGCGACCGCGCTGGACGAACTCTACGGCGCGGGACACGGCGAGGGTTCGCGCGGCGGCCTGCCCGCCCCCGGCCACGGCTCCGGAGCGCGCGGCGGCCGCGAACCGTCGTTCCCCGGCGTACGCGAATGGTCCGAGGAACTGGCCGCGCTGTTCGGCCCCGGCGTCCGCGAGGAGGTCCTCGCCGCAGCGGCCGTGACCGGGCGGCAGGACGTCCTCGCCGCACTCGACCCGACGGCCGTGACCCCTTCCGTGGAACTGCTCCGGACGATCCTGCGGTACGCAGGCGGCCTGCCCGAAGCCCGCCTGGCGGCGCTCCGCCCGCTGGTGCGCCACCTGGTCGACGAACTGACCCGGCAACTCGCCACCCGGCTGCGGCCCGCGCTGACCGGTACGGCCACGGCCCGGCCCACCCGACGCCCGGGCGGCCGACTCGACCTGCCGCGCACGTTGCGCGCCAATCTGGCCACCGCCCGACGCGCGGACGACGGCACGGTCCAGGTGATCCCCGAGAAGCCCGTCTTCCGCGGTCGCGCCCGCCGGTCGGCCGACTGGCGCCTCATTCTCGTCACCGACGTCTCCGGATCCATGGAAGCCTCCACGATCTGGTCCGCGCTGACCGCGTCCGTGCTCGCCGGGGTACCGGCCCTGAGCACCCACTTCCTGGCGTTCTCCACGGAGGTCGTCGACCTCACCGGCCATGTGCACGACCCTCTTTCCCTCCTGCTGGAAGTGAGCGTGGGCGGGGGGACGCACATCGCCGCCGGGCTGCGGCACGCCCGCGGACTGATCGAGGTGCCCACCCGCACCCTCGTCGTCGTCATCAGCGACTTCGAGGAGGGCGCTCCGCTCGCCGGGCTGCTGGCCGAGGTGCGGGCTCTGGTGAACACCGGCTGCCACGTCCTCGGGTGCGCGAGTCTCGACGACGCCGGCCGGCCCCGCTACTCGACGGGAGTCGCCGGACAGCTCGTGGCAGCCGGCATGCCGGTAGCGGCCCTCAGCCCACTCGAACTGGCCCGCTGGATAGGGGAGAAGACCGCATGA
- a CDS encoding CHAT domain-containing protein — translation MTGAGRDDLVRALGARVLLYRSSLDQDAILSPQALAEVRMLMRLVADPSTDPEAVRAIADLHLCRSLVLGAERGRDDAVVAAALARYLGPGGPPETEAETTDRRIALLHEQAGDQVAVAERHRDPALLERALHAARAAVDSTPVRAGPIRASALALWGLALRLRYEREGDPRDLDAAIGALREAGTAAGSRHPGRAGILSALAASLRERHERAGGLEDLLEGVRTARAAVEAGGPDDRGGRLHNLGLALRLRHERTGDQRDLEEAIAVHREAVALTPPGHRDHSLLQQGLANALDVRFELASAAEDLRARMDALEAAVDTTAGAALRPGGELAPDAGSRGTAAAVTRAGALVNLASALARRYELTADGGDADRAEVLLRRAVAILPDQHAAHAVIQYQLGLVLAARDRPEATACLRAAALHPAAAPRLRLRAARGWGHAAMTAGRPEEAVTAYSSAIGQLPALVPLHLHPADAEQALAETGLLAGDSAACALSAGDPALALGLLELGRGVLLGQGMKNGDELTELRGHAPRTADRLAWLRTRLDAADEETTSDERHELAAEWDRLLVEVRSRQGFEDFMSPPHPDRLLSQGMEGPVVVVNVSRYRCDAIAVTAEGLRVVPLPRLALPELVHRAADLLTVLDGLQDPAAADPEAQASAEDEVDGHLRWLWDTVTGPVLEGLGITGPSTTPPPRVWWIPTGPLAFLPLHAAGHHHEGTGRTVLDRTVSSYTPSLRVLARSRRRPDVRAASFLVVAVPEAPAAPPLPGAAEEAAVLTGLLPGARLLTGDGATRDAVVAALRDHTWLHFCGHATAEPGAGSGSRLLVHDHLDHPLTVAGISRLDLSGAELAYLSACHTARTGFTAVDEALHLAGGLQIAGFRHVVGTLWSIDDTVSTRIAERVYAGLGAPRPVAARASHAVREAVRDMRDLYPVTPSLWAAHIHAGP, via the coding sequence GTGACCGGCGCGGGGCGTGACGATCTGGTGCGGGCCCTTGGCGCCCGGGTGCTGCTGTACCGGTCCAGTCTGGATCAGGACGCGATACTCTCGCCTCAGGCATTGGCCGAGGTGCGGATGTTGATGCGTCTCGTGGCCGATCCCTCGACCGATCCGGAGGCGGTTCGGGCCATAGCGGACCTGCATCTGTGCCGGAGCCTGGTGCTGGGCGCGGAACGCGGCCGTGATGACGCGGTCGTCGCCGCCGCCCTCGCGCGCTACCTCGGCCCCGGGGGGCCACCGGAGACCGAGGCCGAAACGACGGACCGGCGAATCGCCCTCCTTCATGAGCAGGCCGGCGACCAAGTCGCGGTAGCCGAACGCCACCGGGATCCCGCGCTGCTGGAGCGGGCCCTCCACGCGGCAAGGGCCGCGGTCGACAGCACCCCCGTGCGGGCGGGTCCGATCCGGGCCTCCGCCCTGGCCCTGTGGGGACTGGCCTTGCGGCTCCGGTACGAGCGCGAGGGCGATCCGCGCGACCTCGACGCCGCCATCGGCGCCCTGCGCGAGGCCGGGACCGCAGCGGGCAGCCGGCACCCCGGCAGGGCAGGCATCCTCAGCGCGCTCGCGGCCTCGCTGCGAGAACGCCACGAGCGTGCGGGAGGCCTTGAGGACCTCCTGGAAGGGGTACGGACGGCCCGCGCGGCAGTCGAAGCGGGTGGCCCGGACGACCGAGGGGGCAGGCTGCACAATCTCGGCCTCGCCCTGCGGCTGCGCCACGAACGGACCGGGGACCAGAGGGACCTGGAGGAGGCCATCGCCGTACACCGCGAGGCCGTGGCTCTCACACCTCCAGGTCACCGCGACCATTCCCTGCTCCAGCAGGGCCTGGCCAACGCGCTGGACGTCCGATTCGAACTGGCCTCCGCCGCGGAGGACCTCCGGGCGCGCATGGACGCTCTGGAGGCAGCGGTCGACACGACCGCCGGGGCGGCACTCCGGCCCGGGGGTGAGCTCGCCCCTGACGCCGGCAGCAGGGGCACTGCCGCCGCCGTCACGCGGGCCGGCGCCCTGGTCAACCTCGCCTCCGCGCTCGCCCGACGGTACGAACTGACCGCGGACGGCGGTGACGCGGACCGCGCCGAGGTCCTGCTCCGGAGGGCGGTGGCCATCCTCCCGGACCAGCACGCGGCGCACGCCGTGATCCAGTACCAACTCGGGCTGGTGCTGGCGGCCCGTGACCGCCCGGAAGCGACCGCCTGCCTGCGGGCCGCCGCCCTCCACCCCGCGGCCGCACCCCGGCTACGGCTCCGGGCAGCCCGTGGGTGGGGGCACGCCGCGATGACGGCCGGCCGGCCGGAGGAAGCGGTCACCGCCTACAGCAGTGCGATAGGCCAACTGCCCGCTCTTGTCCCTCTCCACCTGCACCCCGCCGACGCCGAACAGGCGCTCGCCGAGACCGGGCTGCTGGCCGGCGACTCGGCGGCCTGCGCGCTGTCCGCCGGCGACCCGGCCCTCGCGCTCGGCCTGCTGGAACTCGGCCGCGGTGTCCTGCTCGGACAGGGCATGAAGAACGGCGACGAGCTGACGGAGCTACGGGGCCACGCACCGCGGACGGCCGATCGGCTCGCGTGGCTGCGTACGCGGCTCGACGCCGCGGACGAGGAGACGACATCCGACGAACGCCACGAGCTGGCGGCCGAATGGGACCGGCTCCTCGTCGAGGTCCGGTCCCGGCAGGGCTTCGAGGACTTCATGAGCCCTCCGCACCCCGACCGGCTGCTGTCCCAGGGCATGGAGGGCCCGGTCGTCGTCGTCAACGTCAGCCGCTACCGCTGCGATGCGATCGCCGTCACCGCCGAGGGGCTGCGCGTCGTCCCGCTTCCCCGTCTCGCGCTGCCCGAGCTCGTCCACCGGGCGGCGGACCTGCTCACCGTTCTCGACGGACTCCAGGATCCCGCCGCAGCCGATCCGGAGGCCCAGGCGTCGGCCGAGGACGAGGTCGACGGTCATCTCCGGTGGCTGTGGGACACGGTGACCGGTCCCGTGCTCGAAGGCCTCGGCATCACCGGGCCGTCCACGACCCCGCCGCCCCGCGTGTGGTGGATACCCACCGGACCACTTGCCTTCCTCCCCCTGCACGCCGCCGGACACCACCACGAGGGGACGGGCCGAACGGTGCTCGACCGCACGGTGTCCTCCTACACGCCCTCCCTGCGGGTCCTCGCACGGAGCCGTCGCCGCCCCGACGTCCGCGCGGCCTCCTTCCTGGTGGTCGCCGTGCCCGAGGCGCCCGCGGCACCACCCCTGCCCGGAGCCGCCGAGGAGGCGGCCGTACTCACCGGGCTGCTGCCCGGGGCCCGGCTGCTCACCGGCGACGGCGCCACCCGCGACGCCGTCGTCGCCGCTCTGCGTGACCACACCTGGCTGCACTTCTGCGGACACGCCACTGCCGAACCGGGCGCGGGCTCGGGAAGCCGGCTGCTCGTCCACGACCACCTCGACCACCCGCTCACCGTCGCCGGGATCTCCCGCCTCGACCTGTCCGGCGCCGAACTGGCGTACCTGTCCGCGTGCCACACGGCCCGGACGGGGTTCACCGCGGTCGACGAGGCGCTCCACCTCGCGGGTGGGCTCCAGATCGCCGGGTTCCGCCATGTGGTCGGGACGCTGTGGAGCATCGACGACACGGTGTCCACGCGGATCGCCGAGCGGGTGTACGCGGGCCTGGGCGCGCCGCGACCGGTGGCCGCTCGTGCCTCCCACGCCGTCCGCGAGGCGGTACGGGACATGCGCGACCTGTATCCGGTGACACCCTCGCTCTGGGCGGCCCACATTCACGCAGGACCATGA
- a CDS encoding DUF4132 domain-containing protein, protein MGWVSAGDYEVALEAGKVVCRNEKGRRLKSVPAKLKDDPAVVGLRQLTEWLDRHERRCLSDVEQWMVRSLPVPTAVLARVWPDPAWQAALRDMVVTGADGGVAGFLRDVDAERGLGLVDLDGDTVRITPDVVSVPHPVLLEDLDELREFAVELEVRQNVEQLFREVWHRPAGLAPDTTSVDTYAGGVFKELRFLHGRVTQLGYRSRGGYAVCPVVEDGAGVEARIWIGEHDGYDAHDTETGPLGWTDASGRALTAAEVGAVAWSEGMRMAAALHAGRDVQDEERAA, encoded by the coding sequence ATGGGGTGGGTTTCGGCGGGCGACTACGAAGTCGCTCTGGAGGCGGGCAAGGTGGTCTGCCGCAATGAGAAGGGCCGGCGGCTGAAGTCCGTTCCGGCCAAGCTGAAGGACGACCCGGCGGTCGTCGGTCTCCGTCAGCTGACCGAATGGCTGGACCGGCACGAGCGCCGGTGCCTGAGCGACGTCGAGCAGTGGATGGTGCGTTCGTTGCCCGTTCCCACCGCTGTGCTCGCCCGGGTCTGGCCCGACCCGGCGTGGCAGGCGGCCCTGCGGGACATGGTGGTCACCGGCGCGGACGGCGGGGTCGCCGGGTTCCTCCGCGACGTCGACGCCGAGCGCGGTCTCGGCCTCGTCGACCTGGACGGCGACACGGTCCGCATCACCCCGGACGTCGTCAGCGTGCCCCACCCCGTCCTGCTGGAAGACCTCGACGAGCTGCGGGAGTTCGCCGTCGAGCTGGAAGTGCGCCAGAACGTGGAGCAGTTGTTCCGCGAGGTGTGGCACCGACCGGCCGGCCTCGCCCCGGACACCACCTCCGTGGACACCTACGCCGGCGGCGTGTTCAAGGAACTGCGCTTCCTGCACGGCCGCGTCACCCAGCTCGGGTACCGGTCGCGCGGCGGGTACGCGGTCTGCCCGGTCGTCGAAGACGGCGCCGGTGTCGAGGCGCGCATCTGGATCGGCGAGCACGACGGATACGACGCGCACGACACCGAGACGGGCCCGCTGGGCTGGACCGATGCCTCGGGGCGCGCGCTGACGGCGGCCGAGGTCGGCGCCGTGGCGTGGTCCGAAGGCATGCGCATGGCGGCGGCGCTCCACGCCGGACGCGACGTGCAGGACGAGGAGCGGGCGGCATGA
- a CDS encoding AAA family ATPase, whose amino-acid sequence MTNDTTTTPDSTTTEGVPHQATAAGRAPRQITPPEDRYATELAFLAAHDSGPRPPGWLLTPRAVVTFVMGSSGDALGLPKNARPAEGVPRRLVIEQKFVGERALVERCVVTLAGERGLLLVGEPGTAKSMLSELLSAAVCGTSALTVQGTAGTTEDQLKYGWNYALLLAQGPTEKALVPSPVLAAMTRGAVARVEEVTRCLPEVQDALVSLLSERRIAVPELAGGEGAQLHAAPGFTLIATANLRDKGVSEMSAALKRRFNFETVGPIGDVDAETALVRRQSRTAVERVGAAYQVDDAVLEALVTAFRDLRDGRSVEGWEVERPSTVMSTAEAVSVAGSLGLAAAYFPGDRDVLSLLPGHLLGVVRKDDPADAARLLGYWDGPVRRRAEQGSATWRALWDLRQVLEN is encoded by the coding sequence ATGACGAACGACACCACGACCACCCCGGACAGCACCACGACGGAAGGCGTCCCGCACCAGGCGACGGCGGCCGGCCGCGCGCCGCGGCAGATCACGCCGCCCGAGGACCGGTACGCCACCGAACTGGCCTTCCTCGCCGCCCACGACTCCGGGCCCCGCCCGCCCGGCTGGCTGCTCACCCCCCGTGCCGTCGTCACCTTCGTGATGGGCAGCTCGGGCGACGCACTGGGTCTGCCGAAGAACGCCCGGCCCGCGGAGGGGGTGCCGCGCCGACTGGTGATCGAGCAGAAGTTCGTCGGCGAGCGCGCCCTGGTCGAACGCTGTGTGGTCACCCTCGCCGGGGAACGCGGGCTCCTCCTCGTGGGCGAACCCGGCACCGCCAAGTCGATGCTCTCCGAGCTGCTGTCGGCCGCCGTCTGCGGCACCAGCGCGCTCACCGTGCAGGGCACCGCGGGCACCACCGAGGACCAGCTCAAGTACGGCTGGAACTACGCGCTGCTGCTCGCCCAGGGACCCACCGAGAAGGCCCTGGTGCCGTCCCCGGTCCTCGCCGCCATGACCCGCGGCGCGGTCGCCCGCGTCGAAGAGGTCACCCGCTGCCTGCCGGAGGTCCAGGACGCCCTCGTGTCCCTGCTCTCCGAGCGGCGGATCGCCGTGCCCGAACTGGCCGGCGGCGAGGGCGCCCAGCTGCACGCGGCCCCCGGCTTCACCCTCATCGCCACCGCCAACCTCCGGGACAAGGGCGTGTCGGAGATGTCCGCGGCGCTGAAGCGGCGCTTCAACTTCGAGACGGTGGGGCCCATCGGGGACGTCGACGCCGAGACGGCTCTCGTGCGGCGCCAGTCGCGTACCGCCGTCGAACGTGTGGGCGCCGCCTACCAGGTGGACGACGCGGTCCTCGAAGCCCTCGTCACCGCCTTCCGGGACCTGCGCGACGGCCGCTCCGTGGAGGGCTGGGAGGTCGAGCGTCCCTCCACGGTGATGAGCACGGCGGAGGCGGTCTCCGTCGCGGGCTCGCTGGGCCTGGCCGCGGCCTATTTCCCCGGCGACCGGGACGTCCTCTCCCTGCTGCCCGGTCACCTGCTCGGGGTCGTCCGCAAGGACGACCCCGCCGACGCGGCACGGCTGCTGGGGTACTGGGACGGGCCGGTGCGCAGGCGCGCGGAGCAGGGTTCGGCCACCTGGCGTGCCCTGTGGGACCTGCGCCAGGTGCTGGAGAACTGA